The Halichoerus grypus chromosome 9, mHalGry1.hap1.1, whole genome shotgun sequence genomic sequence CAGCCGCTGTTGTAGAGCAGAAGCCCACAGGTCAGAAACTTGTTTTTCAGACCCTGAAAAACAATACACTCCAGGATTTCTTCCATCTGAACCTccaaaaaaataactatttccgAAAATCCTTATCAAGATATACAAGTGCTTTTATCACCTGGGCTTTCCAGCCTAAATTCTCACCAGTACTGCCCAGTGTCTTCACCCACCTTTCCCCTCAAACACAGCACAATTTGGTGCCTCTGCACATGCTCTTCTTTCTTGTTGGAAGAAATCCTATTGTCCTTCAAGGCCAATGAAAAGTGTGGCAACATCGAGTCTTCCACCGAGGCTCTTAGTAGCTCACCCACCAGGACTTCACAGAACTGAACTTGGCCTCCTTATAGCACTAACCTTTAAGTATTAATTAGTTGTTCACTTGTTAATCTCCACCAGGCAGGTAAGATTCTTATTGACCTCTACCTACTTTCTCCCCAGCATACAGACTGATGCTTGGTACATACTAACTGCTAGAGACCTGGTTGTCAATGAAGATTTCGTCTCACCCTAACGAAACCCCACAACACTCTTAAGTTTCTATAAATATCTGAGTAGAAAACGTTAACATGGAATTAGAAAgtatgctaaaaaaataaatcaagagatgACTGTGGACTGAACTAATGAGTCAAGCCTGGCACATGCAAAGTGACacagaaaagttaaagaaaaaaaaaagaattctacatTCCCGAAGAAGGGAGAATTCGCAAGATGAGCAATGGAGAAAACTAATAATATGAGAAACAAGTTGTGCAGCCTCCGGGAAAAGGAATGCGCAGGACTGGCACTCATATAAGAGCGAGGTTCCAGGAACCGAATGGACTGGCCCGGCTGCACAGCCAGGACAAGAAAGGGAAACCGCTTGGTCGGACTCCAAGACGGAGGTGCGCGGTTCTGCCCGGGCGAGCGGGGCGGGGAGAAGAGGAAATGACGAGCCAAAAGGGGGTGGTAACGGCGCCGGGCCGGAGACCCGGGCCGAGCGTGCTGAGAGGAGGGGCGCGACGGGGCAGGGGAGTGGGCGCACTAACGGACCCCCTCCCCCGATCCGGGAGACGGCGGGGGCGGGCCCGCAGAGCGCAGAGGCGGGGGCAGGcaggctccctctccccgccGCGCCCCGGGCCCTGTGGCCGCGGCGCGTACCTTCCCCAGGCCTCACTCGCGACCCAGCGGGGGCTGCAGACAGGCAGACCCGGCTCTCGGAGGGCTGGGGATCGCGGGCCCCGCGGGAGACTTCCCGTCCGGAGGGCCGGAGCACGGAGAGTGCAAGGGCGGGCTTCAGTTTGAGGCCCGAACAATCTGGAGAAGACCGCCAAAGCCCCGGGTGTGCGTGGACCTGAGTGTAGGGACATTCGTGGCAAGCAGGCCACCAACCCCGAGCCTGGGGCCTGACAAACTGGACCTAAGGATCGGGAGAAGGGGGACGCATCCCCAGCTGGCACAGGCACCCTGCAAGAGTCTGGACCCCGGGTGCTCGCTCCCGAGGGCGCCATCCCCGCGCGGGGCGGCCCCCTGCAGGCCCCGGCCGGGAATGGCCCGGGGCACTAACAGGCCCCGACCCGGGGCCGCCAGCCGCCCGGCTCGGCTAGGCTCAGCTAGACTCCCGGGGCTCGACGGGCGCCTGGGCCTCTCCTGAGTGGTCAGCGAGACCCGCCAATCGGGGCGCTGGGGCCGGCTCTGGGCCGCTGGATATTGGCTCCTCACACTCACCGTGCCTCGCTCCCCCGGTTCGCTGCCCGCGCTGATTGGCTCCAGTACCGGACCCCGAAACCCAATCAGAGGCTCcagccgccgctgccgccgccactGCCGCTGCCTCGCAAAATGGCGAACCCGAACAAAGGGGAATGGGGCCTCCCTCCAACCGCCTCCGCGCAGGCGCCTCTGAGACCACGCCCCCTAACCCCCAGCACCGGGCTCGCCCCTCCCCCAGTTGAAGGAGCATCGCGCAGGCGTGCCCTGAGGCCACGCCCACTTCTCTGATTTGACACCATCTCCGGCTGAAGGAATACGCAGGCGCCTTCTAGACGCGCCAGATCCTTGAACTCAAACACCGCCCTAAACATAGTACTACGCAGGCGCTAACTATCTCCTTTGTCAACTGCCCACCCCCTTCTCTGAGGTCGCTGGAGACACACCCCTGGGGCTAATGCGCAGGCGCCGTTCTTCCCCACTCGCGGTGGGCTGTCTCGTTACGCATGCCCGGACGGCGGCGGGACATTCCACGGATTTTACCGCCGGAAGTTCGGCGGCCATTACCAAAGAGTGGGAGTTTGGCTGACTAGCTAGAGGGGCTTGTTTCCGCCCGCTCCTGGGTGGTGGGCGGCCATTTTAGGTGCGTGCAATTAAGGGCTGTGGTGGGATTGGCTCCGCGTCTAGGTTCGTCCGCTGCTTCCCACCTACCAGGGCCGGATCCGGAGCCCTTCCCCGCGGGGCGGGACCTCGCAGCGGCCGACTCCTTTCCAGGTGAAGGGTAACCCGGGTACGTTGAGGTTTTGAGCCAGCCTTCCCGCTCCTTCCCACGGGACCCCAGGACAGGCCGTACGCCCTCGCTGACCCGCCCTAGGGTAGGATACAGAATGGGAGGCCTCTCTAGACTCCTTCCCCTGTCCCCCGAAGAGCAGGTGGGGGTGAGCCTTCCTTGAGAGGCCGcctttccaccccctcccttgcAGCTCTGCAGTACACTCCCCTGGGCCGGACACTCCTCGGTTGCGGCTCGACGGGACTGTGGCCAAgtccttccctttttcttgtGGGCCAAACCCACTGGGGAAATACTTTTGGTCAGGCCGAGGAGAGGAGACTGTCCTCAAACCGCCTTGCTCGGGCGCGGAGAAAGGAGGAGGCGCCTCCTAGGGACCGCCTTTTCTTCCCCTGGCTGAGCGGGGCGCTCCAGGAAAGCGCGAAATGCGGGCGGGGACCGGCCGCCGCGACCTAGCCGTTCTTCCTCATCCTTGCCCCAGTAGAGTTTTGTATTACTTCCTAGAGGCTCAACGAGCTCACGTTCAGCGATAAATGTGGGGGAAGAAATTGCCAAGTGGGTGGTCAGGGCAGTTTGAATATAATACATACAGGCCGCCTAAgcatttttacttccttttcccttctcataGCTGAAGAAACACTTAAGTTCTGGAAATAGCGACTCAGTATCATGGCCGGCAGTCCTAATGAAGATTCAGAAGGAAGCAGAGTGCGTAACAACTATTAACTTATCGGTGAACTGAAATTCAGAATAATTGAGGTCAAAAGCATAAACACTTTTTAATTAAAgcaatattgtcttttttttttccccctctccagcTGATTTACTTCAGAAAGGCTGATACAGTCCTAGGCAGAAACCGTCCATCACTATCCTTGTACACATACTTTTAATTTGTTGTAGTTCCTTAAGTTCTGCAGGTCGGGTTTTAAATCAAAGAGGGACAGTGGTGGGGGACTCAGTAaagggaaatgaaagaaacagcTTAGTGTTTTTCTGTatcaaataaaaccttttctttcccttttcacatTTTAGATCACTTATGTGAAAGGAGACCTTTTTGCATGCCCCAAAACAGACTCTTTAGCGCACTGTATCAGTGAGGATTGTCGAATGGGTGCTGGGATAGCTGTCCTCTTCAAGAAGAAATTTGGAGGGGTGCAGGAACTGTTAAATCAACGTGAGTTTTGAAAAACAGCTGAATTAGTCTGCCTTGTCTAGAGCATCTTGACCTCctgttatattttaattgttaGACAAGGATATACATGCAGAGAGCGGGGTTCCTAACCACTGAGTACTTAATAACTCTTCAGATTAAGGTTTTTCTCTACAAAAGTAGCCTGTAGTTTGGGTCTTTATCACACCAAACTTGAATTCTTGTAAAGGTTTCtaatctcttcctctgtcttaAAACTTTTTTGATATTACTTTTTGATATTACTCTACTTTTCTGAAACCTTTACTCTACTTTTCTGAAACTTCACTTCAGTTCCACAGGTATTAACTCAGCATTCAAGATCCTCTGTTTACCCATATTGTACTTACTCTTCAAAGAGGAGTTTAG encodes the following:
- the OARD1 gene encoding ADP-ribose glycohydrolase OARD1 isoform X3 encodes the protein MAGSPNEDSEGSRITYVKGDLFACPKTDSLAHCISEDCRMGAGIAVLFKKKFGGVQELLNQQKKSGEVAVLKRDGRYIYYLDWMWS